One genomic region from Pempheris klunzingeri isolate RE-2024b chromosome 4, fPemKlu1.hap1, whole genome shotgun sequence encodes:
- the fgf12b gene encoding fibroblast growth factor 12, which yields MAAAIASSLIRQKRQARESNSDKVATNKRRSSPTKDPRSLCERHIFSVFSKVRFCSGKKRPVRRKPEPQLKGIVTRLFSEQGFFLQMQPDGAISGNKDENSDYTLFNLIPVGLRVVAIQGVKAGLYVAMNAEGFLYTSDVFTAECKFKESVFENYYVIYSSTLYRQHESGRAWFLGLNKDGVIMKGNRVKKTKPCSHFVPRPIEVCMYKEPSLHELEEKLMKTSRSPTMNSEERARSPERQPAEQQEDCTEQDGS from the exons ATGGCCGCGGCCATCGCCAGCTCCCTGATCCGTCAGAAGCGCCAGGCCCGCGAGTCCAACAGCGACAAGGTCGCCACCAACAAGAGGCGCTCCAGTCCCACTAAAGACCCGAGGTCTCTGTGCGAGAGACACATCTTCAGCGTCTTCAGCAAAGTTCGCTTCTGCAGCGGCAAGAAAAGACCCGTGCGACGGAAACCAG agccACAGCTGAAGGGCATCGTGACGCGTCTCTTCAGCGAGCAGGGTTTCTTCCTGCAGATGCAGCCTGATGGAGCCATCAGCGGCAACAAGGACGAGAACAGCGACTACA cTCTCTTTAACCTGATCCCAGTAGGTTTGAGGGTCGTGGCCATTCAGGGAGTGAAGGCTGGACTCTACGTGGCCATGAACGCAGAGGGATTCCTCTATACGTCA gatgtGTTCACAGCAGAGTGTAAGTTTAAGGAGTCGGTGTTTGAGAACTACTACGTCATCTACTCGTCCACGCTGTACCGGCAGCACGAGTCGGGCCGGGCCTGGTTCCTCGGCCTCAACAAGGACGGAGTCATCATGAAGGGAAACCGAGTGAAGAAGACCAAACCCTGCTCGCACTTCGTCCCCAGACCCATCGAAG TCTGTATGTACAAGGAGCCGTCGCTGCACGAGCTTGAGGAGAAGCTGATGAAAACCTCGCGGAGCCCGACGATGAACAGCGAGGAGCGGGCGAGGAGCCCGGAGCGCCAGCCGgcggagcagcaggaggactgCACAGAGCAGGACGGATCATAG